A single genomic interval of Lathyrus oleraceus cultivar Zhongwan6 chromosome 7, CAAS_Psat_ZW6_1.0, whole genome shotgun sequence harbors:
- the LOC127101774 gene encoding U1 small nuclear ribonucleoprotein C-like has translation MASTKSFVTALLLVATMSSTILEARQLLQTTSQQPNFPTIPSLPTTLPPLPSIPTLPKASLPPLPTNIPSLPKLTIPPLPSIPTNIPTLNIPPPLPTITSLPNIPTSIPTTFPSIPFLTPPPSSASSP, from the coding sequence ATGGCATCAACCAAATCCTTTGTTACTGCTTTACTTCTTGTTGCAACAATGTCAAGCACGATCCTAGAAGCTCGCCAACTTTTGCAAACAACCTCACAACAACCTAATTTTCCTACCATTCCCTCTTTACCAACAACATTACCACCTTTGCCTTCAATTCCAACATTGCCTAAAGCAAGTCTTCCTCCATTGCCTACTAACATTCCATCTCTTCCTAAACTCACCATACCACCTCTTCCTAGCATTCCTACAAATATTCCAACTCTCAACATTCCACCACCATTGCCAACAATCACTTCACTTCCCAACATTCCCACCTCAATCCCGACCACTTTCCCCTCCATCCCATTTCTCACCCCACCACCTTCTTCAGCCTCTAGCCCTTAA
- the LOC127102705 gene encoding uncharacterized protein LOC127102705: protein MVNRNQNGDDIIRQVRHDYVAADNNLAAIVEIVMARNRVNFGLRRPNYMSPLEEYILQAEAPLRTKIPKFTKFVRDTTESTVEHVSRYLIEAGDMSNNESLRMKFFPSSLTKNAFTSFTTLPQNLIQTWNQLERMFHEQFYMGQTKISLKDLASVRRKFTEPIDAYLNRFRLLKARCFTQIPEHELVEMATWGLDYSIRKKLYTQYLRDMAQLADRVR from the coding sequence ATGGTAAATAGAAACCAAAATGGTGATGATATCATACGTCAAGTTCGACATGATTATGTGGCAGCAGACAATAACCTAGCAGCTATAGTCGAAATAGTTATGGCTCGAAACAGGGTAAATTTTGGCCTTAGAAGGCCAAACTATATGTCGCCTTTAGAAGAATATATCTTACAAGCGGAAGCACCCCTCAGGAccaaaatccccaaattcaccAAGTTTGTTAGGGATACTACTGAGTCTACTGTTGAACACGTGTCGAGATATTTAATCGAGGCTGGAGATATGTCAAATAACGAGAGCCTTAGGATGAAATTTTTTCCAAGTTCTCTCACAAAGAATGCTTTCACATCGTTCACAACCTTGCCCCAAAATTTGATCCAGACATGGAACCAACTGGAAAGAATGTTCCATGAGCAGTTCTATATGGGTCAAACGAAGATAAGTTTGAAAGATTTGGCTAGTGTCAGACGAAAGTTCACTGAGCCAATTGATGCGTATCTGAACAGATTTCGACTACTCAAAGCCAGGTGTTTTACGCAAATACCAGAGCATGAACTGGTCGAAATGGCCACTTGGGGCCTTGACTATTCGATTAGAAAGAAATTATATACTCAATACCTAAGGGATATGGCCCAATTGGCTGACAGAGTTCGATAG